From Enterococcus mediterraneensis, the proteins below share one genomic window:
- the ffh gene encoding signal recognition particle protein, translating to MAFENLTERLQQAMSKLRRKGKITETDVKEMMREIRLALLEADVNLQVVKEFTKNVRERAVGSEVLESLSPAQQIVKIVDEELTKTLGSETVGIEKSPKIPTVIMMAGLQGAGKTTFAGKLANHLIKTEKARPLMIAGDVYRPAAIDQLKVLGEQLDVPVFDMGTDVSPVEIVRQGMAVAREKKNDYVLIDTAGRLHIDEALMEELQQIKEVAQPNEILLVVDAMTGQDAVNVAESFNQQLGITGVIITKLDGDTRGGAALSIRQVTGAPIKFTGTGEKLTDLEVFHPDRMASRILGMGDMLTLIEKAQQDYDEKKAEELARKMKENSFDFNDFIEQLDQVMGMGPLEDLLKMIPGMNQVPGIENVKVDPKDVARKKAMVFSMTPAERENPDLLNPSRRRRIAAGSGNSVVEVNRMIKQFKEARTMMQKMSKGDMNIPGMDQMFGSGVKGKLGKMAMNRMMKKNKKKKKKRK from the coding sequence ATGGCATTTGAAAATTTAACAGAGCGATTGCAGCAAGCAATGAGCAAGCTGCGTCGTAAAGGAAAGATCACTGAAACAGACGTAAAAGAGATGATGCGGGAGATCCGTCTGGCATTATTGGAAGCCGACGTAAACTTGCAAGTCGTCAAAGAATTTACGAAAAATGTACGGGAACGTGCAGTTGGTTCAGAAGTATTGGAGAGCTTGTCTCCAGCGCAACAAATCGTTAAGATCGTCGACGAAGAATTGACCAAAACATTAGGTTCGGAAACAGTCGGTATTGAGAAATCACCGAAGATCCCGACGGTTATCATGATGGCTGGTTTGCAAGGGGCCGGGAAAACGACTTTTGCCGGTAAATTGGCGAACCATTTGATCAAAACAGAAAAAGCCCGACCATTGATGATCGCAGGAGACGTGTATCGTCCAGCCGCTATCGACCAATTGAAAGTATTGGGCGAGCAGTTAGACGTACCGGTTTTTGATATGGGAACCGATGTCAGCCCTGTGGAGATCGTGCGTCAAGGGATGGCTGTCGCTCGTGAAAAGAAAAATGACTATGTCTTGATCGATACGGCCGGTCGTCTGCACATCGATGAAGCATTGATGGAAGAATTGCAACAAATCAAAGAAGTCGCTCAACCGAACGAAATCTTATTAGTCGTTGACGCGATGACCGGGCAAGACGCGGTCAATGTTGCTGAAAGTTTCAATCAACAATTAGGCATCACCGGGGTCATCATCACAAAACTAGATGGGGATACCCGTGGCGGGGCGGCGTTATCGATCCGCCAAGTGACTGGTGCGCCGATCAAATTCACTGGTACTGGCGAAAAACTGACAGACCTTGAAGTTTTCCACCCAGATCGAATGGCCAGCCGTATCCTAGGTATGGGTGACATGCTGACGCTGATCGAAAAAGCCCAACAGGACTATGACGAAAAGAAAGCGGAAGAACTTGCCCGCAAAATGAAGGAAAATTCTTTCGACTTCAACGATTTTATCGAACAATTGGATCAAGTGATGGGCATGGGTCCGTTAGAAGATCTGCTGAAAATGATCCCTGGAATGAATCAAGTACCGGGCATCGAAAATGTCAAAGTCGATCCAAAAGATGTCGCGCGTAAAAAAGCGATGGTCTTTTCAATGACTCCAGCGGAACGGGAAAATCCTGACTTGCTGAATCCAAGCCGTCGTCGTCGGATCGCCGCCGGTTCAGGAAACAGCGTGGTGGAAGTCAACCGGATGATCAAACAATTCAAAGAAGCCCGTACCATGATGCAAAAAATGTCGAAAGGCGATATGAATATCCCTGGTATGGATCAAATGTTCGGCAGCGGCGTTAAAGGCAAGCTGGGCAAGATGGCGATGAACCGCATGATGAAGAAAAACAAGAAGAAAAAGAAAAAACGCAAATAA
- a CDS encoding antibiotic biosynthesis monooxygenase family protein, translated as MSITVNILYTGTDGNARKFAEEMMERKIVEGVRTQPGNESYAYFFPAEDPESVLLIDRWENEEAIDRHHKSEWMPQIAALREKYRLRMKVERFQDWPED; from the coding sequence ATGAGTATCACGGTAAATATCCTGTACACAGGAACAGACGGCAATGCCCGCAAATTTGCGGAAGAGATGATGGAACGCAAGATCGTTGAAGGGGTCCGCACGCAACCCGGTAATGAGTCCTACGCTTATTTTTTCCCGGCAGAAGATCCTGAATCCGTACTTTTGATCGATCGCTGGGAGAATGAAGAAGCCATCGATCGTCATCATAAATCAGAATGGATGCCGCAGATCGCGGCTCTTAGGGAGAAGTACCGATTGCGAATGAAGGTGGAACGATTCCAAGATTGGCCAGAAGACTAA
- a CDS encoding L-cystine transporter, translating to MELFITLLIILLFVGLLFFLTRLSKRHVKFSNRVFIGLGIGIIFGGILQLILGNGDKSITSAMSWINIVGSGYIAFLQMLVVPLVFISIVGAFVKMKVSEKIGKISSTILVTLLGTTAVAAFIGYGSTILFGLQGAKFSEGAAETARIAELATRQDAVANLSIPEQIISFIPKNVFADFAGTRPTSTIGVVIFSAFVGIAYLGVKRKAPEEAAFFANLIDSLYKIIMRIVTLVLRLTPYGILALMTNVMATSNFTAIINLGKFVISSYAAIIVMFLIHLLILSFVKVNPFVYIKKAFPVLSFAFSSRSSAGALPLNIETQHKALGVDEASANFAGSFGLSIGQNGCAGIYPAMLATIAAPTVGIDVFSLEFVLTLIAVVTISSFGVAGVGGGATFASLIVLGSLNLPVAIVGLVISVEPLIDMARTALNVSDSMVAGLVTSASIKELDRDTLNDDSKLVSENI from the coding sequence ATGGAATTATTTATTACACTTTTAATTATTTTACTTTTCGTTGGGTTATTGTTCTTTTTGACTCGGCTCAGCAAACGACACGTTAAATTTTCAAACCGCGTCTTTATCGGACTAGGGATCGGGATCATCTTCGGCGGGATCCTTCAACTGATTCTAGGTAATGGCGACAAGAGCATCACTTCTGCTATGTCATGGATCAACATCGTCGGCAGCGGCTATATCGCATTCTTGCAAATGTTGGTAGTGCCTTTAGTCTTCATCTCTATCGTTGGTGCCTTCGTAAAAATGAAAGTTTCTGAAAAAATAGGAAAAATCAGCTCGACGATTTTAGTTACCCTTTTAGGAACTACCGCTGTCGCCGCTTTTATCGGATATGGGTCAACGATTTTATTCGGGTTGCAAGGCGCGAAATTCTCTGAAGGAGCAGCAGAAACCGCTCGGATCGCTGAACTTGCGACACGACAAGACGCAGTCGCCAACTTATCGATCCCAGAACAGATCATCTCCTTTATTCCTAAAAATGTATTTGCGGATTTTGCCGGCACTCGTCCAACAAGTACCATCGGCGTAGTAATCTTTTCCGCATTTGTCGGGATCGCTTATCTCGGTGTGAAACGCAAAGCGCCAGAAGAAGCGGCTTTCTTCGCAAATCTGATCGACAGCTTATATAAAATCATCATGCGTATCGTTACTTTGGTTTTACGTCTGACACCTTATGGAATCCTTGCATTGATGACCAATGTGATGGCTACCAGCAATTTCACTGCCATTATCAACCTTGGAAAATTCGTGATCTCTTCTTATGCTGCGATCATCGTGATGTTCCTGATCCATTTGTTGATTCTTTCATTCGTGAAGGTCAATCCGTTTGTCTATATCAAAAAAGCTTTCCCAGTATTGAGTTTCGCCTTTTCATCCCGCTCCAGTGCTGGTGCTTTACCATTGAACATCGAAACACAGCACAAAGCGTTAGGTGTAGATGAAGCTTCCGCAAACTTTGCCGGCAGTTTTGGTCTGTCGATCGGACAAAACGGCTGTGCCGGAATCTATCCGGCAATGTTGGCAACGATCGCCGCACCAACTGTCGGGATCGATGTTTTCAGTCTTGAATTTGTTTTGACATTGATCGCAGTCGTGACAATCAGTTCCTTCGGTGTTGCCGGTGTCGGCGGCGGCGCGACCTTTGCTTCATTGATCGTTTTAGGTTCATTGAACTTGCCTGTTGCGATCGTTGGTTTGGTGATCTCCGTAGAACCATTGATCGACATGGCTCGGACAGCATTGAATGTCAGCGACAGCATGGTTGCCGGTTTAGTGACAAGTGCTTCCATCAAAGAATTGGATCGTGACACCTTAAACGACGACAGCAAACTTGTCAGCGAAAATATCTAA
- a CDS encoding VanZ family protein, whose amino-acid sequence MKKWLWSLAVIYLVLLTWIILFKMSLRIPPLGHYRMINMIPFADPAIINGKVNQTEQIYNFLIFVPVGIYLSLLFGSRFLKNSLIIAGISLFYEVMQYILGIGATDVTDLLLNTAGGIAGLFIFWLLKKLLKKKTEPILLILATVCTILFISLFLVLFIANHR is encoded by the coding sequence ATGAAAAAATGGCTTTGGTCTTTGGCAGTGATCTATCTTGTACTGCTTACTTGGATCATTCTTTTCAAAATGTCGTTAAGGATTCCTCCTTTAGGACACTATCGAATGATCAATATGATCCCATTTGCTGATCCGGCGATCATCAATGGCAAAGTCAACCAAACTGAACAGATCTACAATTTTCTGATTTTTGTTCCTGTTGGGATCTATTTGTCGCTGCTTTTCGGCTCACGCTTTCTAAAAAACAGTTTGATTATCGCCGGAATCAGTCTGTTTTATGAAGTAATGCAATACATCCTAGGAATCGGCGCCACCGACGTTACTGATCTTTTGCTGAATACGGCAGGCGGAATCGCTGGACTTTTCATCTTTTGGTTATTGAAAAAACTGTTAAAGAAAAAAACTGAACCTATACTTCTGATACTTGCTACTGTTTGCACCATATTATTTATCAGCTTGTTTTTGGTTCTTTTCATTGCAAATCATCGATAA
- a CDS encoding ABC transporter permease, which produces MLTTIYQKRYGKILIGFMLLIIGCYALDGYNNVTSWHRTNDYYQSEKTKSDYIKNTEEYTYWDDKEQKDIPFPSYEEYIAQQLYVYRSVNDSGEVLSDQEKSHDYNNNEIYSRILSGGFSRFVILFVALAGFLLFFVDEKTAFNRFLFSLPVSRKELFLKKMTHVALPLLASVICGQLLYTFIFYFGIPQPYMNVDLTRLLFSAANNFSLIVLAFSSSIFIGSMVGNLIFGPLTWLVFIGYTTLIPQTIDHYRYLINLARGNDHDILSNLSEQLFAYEIGKNSGRWYMGVLMILLSVLFLLWTYRNFRKLSLEHDGDYLLHAHSRFPVFLFMTLFVFFIQNTFFSSWSAYFYSLLEKDKMSIFSPLIHSLLGLLIVAGICFTIVYFSSIKTWFRLRKERKLALK; this is translated from the coding sequence ATGCTTACAACGATTTATCAAAAACGCTATGGCAAGATTTTGATTGGCTTCATGCTGCTGATCATTGGCTGTTATGCACTGGATGGCTACAATAATGTAACTTCGTGGCACAGAACGAATGACTATTATCAATCTGAAAAAACCAAAAGCGATTATATAAAAAATACGGAAGAATATACCTACTGGGATGATAAGGAACAAAAAGATATCCCATTTCCTTCTTATGAGGAATATATAGCTCAACAACTGTATGTTTATCGATCTGTAAATGATTCTGGTGAGGTACTTTCTGATCAAGAAAAAAGTCATGATTATAATAATAATGAAATATACAGTCGTATTTTAAGCGGTGGGTTTTCTCGATTCGTGATCCTTTTCGTCGCACTTGCTGGTTTCTTGCTCTTTTTTGTAGATGAAAAAACAGCTTTTAACCGCTTTTTATTCTCGTTACCTGTCAGTCGTAAAGAACTGTTCCTGAAAAAAATGACTCACGTAGCTTTGCCGCTTCTGGCTTCAGTTATCTGCGGGCAGCTGCTTTACACTTTCATTTTCTATTTTGGGATCCCTCAGCCTTATATGAATGTAGATCTGACTCGGCTGCTCTTTTCTGCCGCAAATAATTTCAGTTTGATCGTTTTGGCTTTTTCTTCAAGTATCTTTATCGGCTCAATGGTAGGCAATCTTATTTTTGGCCCTCTTACATGGTTGGTGTTTATCGGTTATACTACCTTGATACCGCAAACTATTGATCATTACCGATATTTGATAAACCTAGCTCGAGGCAATGACCATGACATTCTATCTAATTTAAGTGAGCAACTTTTTGCTTACGAAATTGGTAAAAACAGCGGTCGTTGGTACATGGGCGTACTGATGATTCTTCTTAGCGTTCTATTTTTACTCTGGACATATCGCAATTTCCGAAAATTATCGTTAGAACATGATGGAGATTATCTATTGCACGCGCATTCTCGTTTTCCAGTCTTTTTATTCATGACTCTGTTTGTCTTTTTCATCCAAAATACTTTCTTCAGCAGCTGGAGTGCTTATTTTTATAGTCTTTTAGAAAAAGACAAAATGTCGATTTTTTCACCGCTTATCCATAGCTTACTGGGTTTATTAATCGTTGCTGGGATCTGTTTTACTATCGTTTACTTTTCCAGTATCAAGACTTGGTTTCGATTACGCAAAGAACGCAAACTGGCGCTAAAATAA
- a CDS encoding ABC transporter ATP-binding protein — MKITNLSKKIGQKQILENIDFDLAPNEIVGLVGRNGSGKTTLFRTIAGHYLQDTGSITIDNKPLQQEPALKAQIFYIDEADNFLKAYSLKKINEFYRAAYPTFDQDRFLALTNEHQLPLHLSYRRMSKGMQGLFQMILAISSNASYLLLDEPFDGLDVIVRKKVIRLLLEYVADGQRTAIIASHNLQELEGIIDRALLIKGQTIVKDYRLETMRETAKKFQMVFKTKKVPQIVKDHSKLIAYQGRVVVVVFEQYTPELAAKISAEQPILFEELPLSLEDLFEANLNKEELYR; from the coding sequence ATGAAAATTACGAATCTATCAAAAAAAATCGGACAAAAACAAATTTTGGAAAACATCGATTTTGACCTTGCTCCAAATGAGATCGTAGGACTGGTGGGCAGAAACGGGTCGGGAAAAACGACATTATTCCGCACCATCGCGGGTCACTATTTGCAAGACACTGGTTCGATCACCATCGACAATAAGCCGTTACAACAAGAACCTGCGTTAAAAGCCCAGATCTTTTATATCGACGAGGCGGATAATTTTTTAAAAGCCTACTCCTTGAAAAAAATCAATGAATTTTATCGAGCAGCTTATCCCACTTTTGATCAAGATCGCTTTCTCGCGTTGACAAATGAACACCAGCTGCCGCTGCATCTTTCCTATCGTCGGATGTCAAAAGGAATGCAAGGATTATTCCAAATGATCTTAGCCATCAGTTCCAATGCGTCTTATTTATTATTAGACGAACCTTTTGATGGCTTGGACGTCATCGTTCGCAAAAAAGTGATCAGGTTGTTATTGGAGTATGTCGCTGACGGGCAGCGTACTGCGATCATCGCGTCACATAACCTGCAAGAATTAGAAGGGATCATCGACCGTGCGCTATTGATCAAAGGACAAACGATCGTTAAAGATTATCGTCTGGAAACGATGCGGGAAACGGCGAAAAAATTCCAAATGGTCTTCAAAACAAAAAAAGTACCGCAAATCGTCAAAGATCATTCAAAACTGATCGCTTATCAAGGCCGTGTAGTAGTGGTCGTTTTTGAACAGTATACTCCGGAACTGGCTGCCAAGATCTCAGCAGAACAGCCGATACTCTTTGAAGAATTACCATTGTCACTAGAAGATCTATTTGAAGCAAATCTAAACAAGGAAGAACTTTACCGATAG
- a CDS encoding GntR family transcriptional regulator — protein MVLINKGSSKPYYEQLVLGIKEDILHGVLKPGDQLPSVREMAKQLLMNPNTVSKAYKVLETEQVLVTVKGKGTFVKQMTDSPRDEIRILQLKEQLKEIVIEALHLQITQEELITWVKEAEEKLGGQ, from the coding sequence ATGGTTTTAATCAACAAAGGCAGCAGCAAGCCCTACTATGAGCAACTAGTGCTGGGAATCAAAGAAGATATTTTACATGGCGTATTGAAACCTGGTGACCAACTGCCTTCGGTCCGGGAAATGGCCAAGCAATTGCTGATGAACCCTAATACAGTCAGTAAAGCCTATAAAGTTTTAGAAACCGAACAAGTATTAGTCACTGTCAAAGGCAAAGGGACTTTCGTCAAACAGATGACAGATTCACCTAGAGATGAAATCCGGATCTTACAGTTGAAAGAACAACTCAAAGAAATAGTGATCGAAGCCTTGCATCTGCAGATCACGCAAGAGGAATTGATCACTTGGGTCAAAGAAGCCGAAGAAAAGTTAGGAGGACAGTAG
- a CDS encoding DNA-3-methyladenine glycosylase I — MQRCPWSESNEKMQAYHDEVWGVPEFGDQQLFRKLVLDMNQAGLSWNTILNKMENFDVAYEGFVIETVAAFDEEKVETLMQDSGIIRNRRKIEAAITNAQCVLEIQKEFGSFSDYLWKFVDFQPIENQFSTVTEVPTKTPLSDEISKDLKKRGFKFVGTTIIYAFMEAVGMVNDHLLTCPCHEKVKDTRVTKKEENHA; from the coding sequence ATGCAACGATGTCCTTGGTCGGAATCCAATGAAAAAATGCAGGCCTATCATGATGAAGTTTGGGGAGTACCGGAGTTTGGTGATCAACAGCTTTTTCGTAAGCTCGTTCTAGATATGAATCAAGCCGGTCTAAGCTGGAATACGATTTTGAATAAAATGGAAAATTTTGATGTCGCCTATGAAGGATTTGTTATTGAAACAGTCGCGGCGTTTGATGAGGAGAAAGTCGAAACATTGATGCAAGACAGCGGGATCATCCGCAATCGCCGAAAAATCGAAGCCGCGATCACGAATGCTCAGTGTGTGTTAGAGATCCAAAAGGAATTTGGCAGTTTTTCTGATTATCTTTGGAAATTTGTCGATTTTCAGCCTATTGAGAATCAGTTTTCGACAGTCACGGAAGTTCCAACAAAGACACCATTGTCTGATGAGATTTCTAAAGATCTCAAAAAGAGAGGTTTCAAATTCGTTGGCACAACGATCATCTATGCCTTTATGGAGGCGGTAGGGATGGTCAATGATCATTTGCTGACTTGTCCCTGTCATGAAAAGGTAAAAGATACCAGAGTTACAAAAAAGGAGGAGAACCATGCGTAA
- a CDS encoding dihydrofolate reductase family protein, with product MRKIAFYGAISLDGYLAESNDSLQWLFDTPTGETTYAAFDQQFDTMVMGRKTYEEAKKLSEGTPFYPEKEVIVFSRKLKQLPEAKVVSEDPVDYLKQLQKQEGKMIWIVGGGNLLKPLIEADLIDEWWIQIAPVLLGEGKRLFEEGDYHQRLELVDTTQMEQLYELHYRKISDKKSTPS from the coding sequence ATGCGTAAAATCGCTTTTTACGGAGCAATCAGTTTAGACGGCTATTTGGCAGAAAGCAACGACAGTCTACAATGGCTTTTTGATACCCCTACAGGCGAAACCACCTATGCCGCTTTTGATCAGCAGTTCGACACGATGGTGATGGGCCGCAAGACATACGAAGAAGCAAAAAAATTGTCGGAAGGAACGCCTTTCTACCCAGAGAAAGAAGTGATCGTTTTTTCCCGCAAGCTGAAACAGCTTCCCGAGGCAAAAGTGGTCTCAGAAGATCCTGTAGATTATTTGAAACAGCTGCAAAAGCAAGAAGGAAAAATGATTTGGATCGTAGGCGGCGGGAATCTGTTGAAACCATTGATCGAAGCGGACTTGATCGATGAATGGTGGATCCAAATCGCTCCTGTGCTATTGGGAGAAGGCAAGCGGCTGTTTGAAGAAGGGGATTACCATCAACGTCTTGAATTAGTTGACACAACACAAATGGAACAGCTTTATGAGCTGCATTACCGCAAAATTTCCGATAAAAAAAGCACGCCATCCTAA
- a CDS encoding NADPH-dependent FMN reductase, protein MTKTIGILVGSLREGSYNKLVAQKFAELLPDGYEAKFIDFSDLPFYNEDLEVEGKVPESWTRFRQELQSVDGIYFFTPEYNRSVPGALKNALDVGSRPYGQSSWDGKPALIVSVSPGAISGFGANHHLRQSLVFLNMPTLQQPEAYIGNIANLLDANGEILTSTVDFFQLITTKYIEFFEKLKG, encoded by the coding sequence ATGACAAAAACAATCGGTATTTTAGTAGGAAGCTTGCGAGAAGGTTCCTACAACAAACTTGTGGCACAGAAATTTGCTGAACTTTTACCAGACGGCTATGAAGCCAAATTTATTGATTTTAGTGACCTGCCTTTTTACAATGAAGACCTTGAAGTAGAAGGAAAAGTTCCTGAAAGCTGGACTCGTTTCCGTCAAGAGCTTCAAAGTGTCGACGGCATTTACTTCTTTACTCCTGAATACAACCGTTCCGTACCCGGTGCTTTGAAAAATGCGCTGGATGTCGGTTCCCGCCCTTATGGACAAAGCTCTTGGGATGGCAAACCTGCATTAATCGTCAGTGTTTCGCCTGGTGCGATCTCCGGTTTTGGCGCAAACCATCACTTACGTCAATCCCTTGTCTTCTTGAATATGCCGACACTGCAACAACCAGAAGCATATATCGGAAACATTGCTAATCTGTTGGACGCAAATGGTGAGATCTTGACCAGCACTGTCGACTTCTTCCAATTGATCACAACAAAATATATCGAATTCTTTGAAAAATTAAAAGGCTGA
- the rpsP gene encoding 30S ribosomal protein S16 — protein sequence MAVKIRLKRMGSKKSPFYRIVVADSRSPRDGRFIETVGTYNPLKDPAEVTLKEDLVLDWLSKGAQPSDTVRNILSKEGVMKKHHEAKFTKK from the coding sequence ATGGCAGTAAAAATTCGTTTAAAACGCATGGGTTCTAAAAAGAGTCCTTTTTACCGTATCGTAGTAGCAGATTCACGTTCTCCTCGTGACGGACGTTTCATCGAAACTGTAGGTACTTATAATCCTTTGAAAGACCCTGCAGAAGTAACTCTTAAAGAAGATCTAGTTCTAGATTGGTTATCAAAAGGGGCACAACCTTCTGATACAGTTCGTAACATCCTTTCAAAAGAAGGCGTTATGAAAAAACATCACGAAGCTAAATTCACTAAGAAATAA
- a CDS encoding KH domain-containing protein: MTDLKDLVLTIVRPLVTYPDQVTLDVVESDDFYEYNLSVAPEDIGRIIGKQGRVAKAIRTIVYGVRTQGPKKVRLNILDGKE, encoded by the coding sequence ATGACAGATTTGAAAGATTTAGTCTTAACGATCGTCCGTCCTTTAGTTACCTATCCTGATCAAGTCACTTTAGATGTGGTTGAATCAGATGATTTCTATGAATACAACTTATCAGTAGCTCCGGAAGATATCGGTCGTATCATCGGAAAACAAGGTCGTGTTGCAAAAGCGATCCGCACCATCGTTTATGGTGTACGTACCCAAGGACCGAAAAAAGTCCGCTTGAATATCTTAGATGGCAAAGAATAA
- the rimM gene encoding ribosome maturation factor RimM (Essential for efficient processing of 16S rRNA) gives MTEYLNVGKIVNTQGIRGEVRVISQTDFPEERYQKGNQLVLFREKQAPLTLTIASHRKHKNFDLLSFEGYPSINDVEKFRDGILKISKDELSDLEEDAFYYYEIIGLEVVDETGETLGKVKEILSPGANDVWVVQRKGKKDALIPYIESVVKEIDLENGVIQVEIPEGLLDDED, from the coding sequence GTGACGGAATATTTAAATGTAGGAAAGATCGTCAATACTCAAGGGATCCGCGGGGAAGTTCGTGTGATCTCACAAACCGACTTTCCGGAAGAACGTTATCAAAAAGGCAATCAGCTAGTACTTTTTCGTGAAAAACAAGCACCATTGACATTAACGATCGCGTCCCATCGCAAGCACAAAAATTTTGACCTGTTGTCGTTTGAAGGTTATCCTTCCATCAACGACGTGGAAAAATTCCGCGACGGCATTTTGAAAATATCTAAAGACGAGCTCTCTGATTTGGAAGAAGACGCGTTTTATTATTATGAGATCATCGGTCTGGAAGTCGTGGATGAGACAGGCGAAACACTTGGCAAAGTCAAAGAAATCTTATCTCCAGGAGCCAATGATGTGTGGGTGGTCCAACGAAAAGGCAAGAAGGACGCGCTGATCCCATATATCGAATCGGTAGTCAAAGAAATCGATCTTGAAAATGGTGTTATCCAAGTTGAGATTCCAGAAGGGTTGTTGGACGATGAGGATTGA
- the trmD gene encoding tRNA (guanosine(37)-N1)-methyltransferase TrmD has translation MRIDVLTLFPRMFEGPMGESIIGKAREKNLLEINFSNFREYSDNKHKTVDDYPYGGGAGMLLKVQPIYDNLKAIEEETQTKKRIILMDPAGKPFNQKMAEEFSQEEHLIFICGHYEGYDERIRTLVTDEVSLGDYVLTGGELGAMVMIDATVRLLPEVLGNQTSAQTDSHSSGLLEHPQYTRPAEFAGMKVPEVLTNGNHRLIEQWQLKESLRRTYLRRPDLLEKYPLTDEMKKMLSEIEREEKNQEKS, from the coding sequence ATGAGGATTGATGTATTGACTCTTTTCCCACGGATGTTTGAAGGTCCGATGGGAGAATCGATCATTGGCAAAGCCAGAGAGAAAAATCTGTTGGAGATCAATTTTTCTAATTTTCGGGAATACTCCGATAATAAGCACAAAACAGTTGATGACTATCCTTACGGCGGCGGCGCAGGAATGCTGCTGAAAGTCCAACCGATTTACGACAATTTAAAGGCGATCGAAGAAGAGACCCAAACAAAAAAACGAATCATTTTGATGGATCCTGCCGGCAAGCCTTTCAACCAAAAAATGGCAGAGGAATTTTCGCAGGAAGAACATCTGATTTTTATTTGCGGACATTACGAAGGATATGACGAACGGATCCGTACATTGGTGACGGATGAAGTTTCTTTAGGAGATTACGTACTGACTGGCGGCGAGCTGGGAGCGATGGTGATGATCGATGCTACCGTCCGCTTGTTGCCGGAAGTTTTAGGAAACCAGACATCAGCGCAAACCGATTCTCATTCCAGCGGATTGCTGGAACATCCACAATATACGCGACCAGCGGAATTTGCCGGTATGAAAGTGCCGGAAGTTTTGACTAACGGCAACCACCGTTTGATCGAACAATGGCAGTTGAAGGAATCTTTGCGGAGAACCTATTTGCGCCGCCCGGATTTGTTGGAAAAATATCCTTTGACGGATGAAATGAAAAAAATGCTGTCAGAGATCGAGCGGGAAGAAAAAAATCAAGAGAAAAGTTAG
- the rplS gene encoding 50S ribosomal protein L19, whose translation MNPLIQELTQEQLRTDIPAFRPGDTIRVHAKVVEGTRERIQLFEGVVIKRRGAGISETYTVRKVSNGVGVERTFPLHTPRVAQIEVVRYGKVRRAKLYYLRALHGKAARIKEIRR comes from the coding sequence ATGAATCCATTGATTCAAGAATTGACACAAGAACAATTGCGTACAGACATCCCAGCTTTCCGCCCTGGTGACACGATCCGTGTTCATGCGAAAGTTGTCGAAGGTACGCGGGAACGTATCCAGCTTTTTGAAGGTGTTGTAATCAAACGCCGCGGCGCAGGTATCAGCGAAACTTATACAGTACGTAAAGTTTCTAACGGTGTCGGTGTTGAACGTACTTTCCCATTACACACACCACGTGTTGCACAAATCGAAGTTGTTCGTTACGGTAAAGTTCGTCGTGCGAAATTGTACTACCTACGTGCATTACACGGAAAAGCAGCTCGTATCAAAGAAATTAGAAGATAA